Proteins encoded by one window of Cupriavidus sp. EM10:
- a CDS encoding undecaprenyl-diphosphate phosphatase, whose protein sequence is MDIALALKAVILGIVEGLTEFLPISSTGHLILAGQLLDFNDEKGKIFEIVIQFGAILAVCWEFRRRIGAALGGLVSDPKQQRFAINVIVATVPAIVLALVFGKWIKAHLFNPITVALAFIVGGVVILWAEWREGRRGTVSHPQGNALLEAAKAGAPRIESIDDLTWRDSLKVGLAQCFALVPGTSRSGATIIGGMLFGLSRQVATEFSFFLAIPVIFGATVYELYKARALLSADDLGIFGIGFVFAFLSAFLCVRWLLRFVATHDFKPFAWYRIAFGIIVLLTAWTGLVSWHA, encoded by the coding sequence ATGGATATTGCACTCGCCCTCAAGGCCGTGATTCTCGGCATCGTCGAAGGACTGACCGAGTTTCTTCCCATTTCCAGCACCGGCCACCTGATTCTTGCCGGCCAACTGCTGGACTTCAACGACGAAAAGGGCAAGATCTTCGAGATCGTGATCCAGTTCGGCGCCATCCTGGCGGTCTGCTGGGAATTCCGCCGCCGGATCGGCGCCGCGCTGGGCGGCCTGGTGTCGGATCCGAAGCAGCAACGCTTTGCGATCAACGTGATCGTCGCCACGGTGCCGGCCATCGTGCTGGCGCTGGTGTTCGGCAAATGGATCAAGGCCCATCTGTTCAACCCGATCACTGTGGCCCTTGCATTTATCGTCGGCGGCGTGGTGATTCTCTGGGCGGAATGGCGCGAGGGGCGGCGCGGTACCGTGTCGCATCCGCAAGGCAATGCGCTGCTGGAAGCGGCCAAGGCTGGCGCGCCGCGCATCGAGTCGATCGACGACCTGACCTGGCGCGATTCCCTGAAGGTGGGGCTGGCCCAGTGTTTCGCGCTGGTGCCGGGCACCTCGCGGTCGGGCGCCACGATTATCGGTGGCATGCTGTTCGGCCTGTCCCGCCAGGTAGCAACCGAGTTCTCGTTCTTCCTGGCGATTCCCGTGATTTTCGGCGCTACCGTCTACGAACTCTACAAGGCGCGTGCACTGCTGTCGGCCGATGACCTGGGCATTTTCGGCATCGGATTCGTGTTCGCGTTCCTGTCGGCGTTCCTGTGCGTCCGGTGGCTGCTGCGTTTTGTCGCCACGCACGATTTCAAGCCGTTTGCGTGGTACCGGATTGCCTTCGGGATTATCGTGCTGCTGACCGCGTGGACGGGGCTGGTGTCCTGGCACGCTTGA
- a CDS encoding DUF1439 domain-containing protein: MIAMTRRRWLAAAGATALAATGWLAGCSVFRSEYTFSQSQLQDALARKFPFNKRYMEVFDIQLANPQLALDSTRNRVLVSFDATIDNRLFFRQPLTGRFALDSALRYDPPSHSLVLQDPEVKQFDVQGLPGQFSRQLNALGGILSEQLLQGYPLYTFKPEQLRLAGTSVEPGTITVLPDGINVKINRP; this comes from the coding sequence ATGATTGCGATGACGCGCCGGCGCTGGCTGGCGGCTGCGGGCGCAACCGCCCTGGCCGCCACGGGCTGGCTGGCGGGCTGCAGCGTATTCCGCAGCGAGTACACCTTTTCGCAGAGCCAGCTGCAGGACGCGCTGGCCCGGAAATTCCCGTTCAACAAGCGCTATATGGAGGTGTTCGACATCCAGCTTGCCAACCCGCAGCTGGCGCTCGATTCCACGCGCAACCGTGTGCTGGTCAGCTTCGATGCCACGATCGACAACCGGCTGTTCTTCCGCCAGCCGCTGACGGGGCGTTTCGCCCTGGACAGCGCGCTGCGCTACGACCCGCCCAGCCATTCGCTGGTACTGCAGGACCCCGAAGTCAAGCAGTTCGACGTGCAGGGTTTGCCCGGCCAGTTTTCGCGCCAGCTCAATGCATTGGGCGGTATCCTGTCAGAGCAGTTGCTGCAGGGCTATCCGCTCTATACGTTCAAGCCGGAGCAGTTGCGGCTGGCCGGCACCAGCGTGGAGCCCGGTACAATCACGGTCCTTCCGGACGGTATCAACGTCAAGATTAATCGGCCGTAA
- a CDS encoding YkgJ family cysteine cluster protein, translated as MAPSITSPLPGMPHGKPAGQRCAQLMADMRCAVFGQPERPAFCGGLRPSAEMCGDSRESAMVWLTRLEQATAPAAAPA; from the coding sequence ATCGCGCCGTCCATCACGTCGCCCTTGCCGGGCATGCCGCATGGCAAGCCGGCGGGCCAGCGGTGCGCCCAATTGATGGCGGACATGCGTTGCGCGGTGTTCGGACAGCCGGAACGGCCGGCGTTCTGCGGCGGACTTCGTCCGTCGGCTGAAATGTGCGGAGATTCACGCGAATCAGCCATGGTCTGGCTGACCCGCCTCGAGCAGGCGACGGCCCCGGCGGCAGCGCCGGCCTGA
- a CDS encoding TetR/AcrR family transcriptional regulator: MSPALPKKDPDTPRWSRRKAARPQELVAAALTLFVERGYAATRLEDVAAAAGVSKGTVYLYFANKEELFKTVVRENMVPALAKGTDLVDTYEGSTPELLRELLLGWWGLIGATPVAGLTKLIIAESGNFPDIAQFYQDEVMGPGDELFARVLARGVARGEFREVPANPTTTLLCAPLVFLMLWRSAFSQVNVPVIDPDAFVDQLLQTLLFGLTTGAARDTPLQAPQGPFVWERIRDELMAERAAQSGEPIRPEPPGQDDTEATAT, encoded by the coding sequence GTGAGCCCTGCCCTGCCCAAGAAAGACCCCGACACCCCCCGCTGGAGCCGGCGCAAGGCCGCGCGCCCGCAGGAGCTGGTGGCTGCCGCCCTGACCTTGTTCGTGGAACGTGGCTACGCAGCGACGCGGCTAGAGGACGTGGCGGCGGCGGCCGGCGTGTCCAAAGGCACGGTCTACCTGTACTTCGCGAACAAGGAAGAGCTGTTCAAGACCGTGGTGCGCGAGAACATGGTGCCGGCACTGGCCAAGGGCACGGATCTGGTCGACACCTACGAAGGCTCCACGCCCGAACTGCTGCGCGAGCTGCTGCTGGGCTGGTGGGGCCTGATCGGCGCCACGCCGGTGGCCGGTCTGACCAAGCTGATCATCGCCGAATCGGGCAATTTTCCTGATATCGCCCAGTTCTACCAGGACGAAGTCATGGGGCCCGGCGACGAGCTGTTTGCCCGCGTGCTGGCGCGCGGCGTGGCGCGCGGCGAGTTTCGGGAGGTACCCGCCAACCCCACGACCACGCTGCTGTGCGCGCCGCTGGTGTTCCTGATGCTCTGGCGCAGCGCCTTCAGCCAGGTCAATGTGCCGGTGATCGATCCCGACGCCTTCGTGGACCAGCTCCTGCAGACGCTGCTGTTCGGCCTGACCACGGGCGCCGCCCGCGACACCCCGCTGCAGGCGCCGCAGGGCCCCTTCGTCTGGGAGCGGATCCGCGACGAGCTCATGGCGGAGCGCGCCGCCCAGTCTGGCGAACCCATTCGACCCGAACCGCCGGGCCAGGACGACACCGAGGCCACCGCAACATGA
- a CDS encoding protein-L-isoaspartate O-methyltransferase: protein MDLEKARFNMIEQQIRPWDVLDQEILDLLAVVKREQFVPQAYAALAFVDMEIPLPGGENMMPPRVEARFLQDLNVRKHENVLEIGAGSGYMAALLAARGRHVLTVDIRPELVTLARQNLANAGVTNVEVAEGNAADGWAVAAPYDVICISGSLPELPQSILSQVKVGGRIAAIVGSAPVMEARIITRVSETEYQVVNVFETLAKPLQGAVQPSRFKF, encoded by the coding sequence ATGGATCTCGAAAAAGCCCGATTCAACATGATCGAACAGCAAATCCGCCCGTGGGACGTGCTGGACCAGGAAATCCTGGACCTGCTGGCCGTGGTCAAGCGTGAGCAGTTCGTGCCGCAGGCCTACGCCGCGCTGGCCTTTGTCGACATGGAGATTCCGCTGCCGGGCGGCGAGAACATGATGCCGCCGCGCGTGGAAGCCCGCTTCCTGCAGGACCTGAACGTGCGCAAGCACGAGAACGTGCTGGAAATCGGCGCCGGCTCGGGCTACATGGCCGCCCTGCTGGCCGCCCGCGGTCGCCACGTGCTGACCGTCGACATCCGCCCGGAACTGGTGACACTGGCCCGCCAGAACCTGGCAAACGCCGGCGTGACCAATGTGGAAGTGGCCGAAGGCAATGCCGCCGACGGCTGGGCCGTGGCCGCCCCGTACGACGTGATCTGCATCTCGGGATCGCTGCCGGAACTGCCGCAGTCGATCCTGTCGCAGGTCAAGGTGGGTGGCCGCATCGCCGCCATCGTCGGCTCGGCGCCGGTGATGGAAGCCCGCATCATCACCCGCGTGTCGGAGACCGAGTACCAGGTGGTGAACGTGTTCGAGACGCTGGCCAAGCCGCTGCAAGGCGCGGTGCAGCCGTCGCGCTTCAAGTTCTGA
- a CDS encoding rhodanese-like domain-containing protein — MQVITAPELAQWLADAGRAKPVLLDVREDLEVRTAAMPGITHIPMGQIPARLNDIDEDAEIVCICHHGARSMQVASFLERQGYAKVWNLTGGIHAWSTQVDPSVPQY; from the coding sequence ATGCAGGTAATCACCGCCCCCGAACTGGCGCAATGGCTGGCTGATGCCGGCCGCGCCAAGCCGGTATTGCTGGACGTGCGCGAAGACCTGGAAGTGCGCACCGCCGCGATGCCCGGCATCACGCATATCCCGATGGGCCAGATCCCGGCCCGTCTGAACGACATCGACGAAGACGCCGAGATCGTCTGCATCTGCCACCACGGTGCGCGCAGCATGCAGGTGGCCAGCTTCCTGGAACGCCAGGGCTATGCCAAGGTCTGGAACCTGACCGGCGGCATCCACGCCTGGTCGACCCAGGTCGATCCGTCCGTTCCGCAGTATTGA
- a CDS encoding TolC family outer membrane protein: MSFALSAVSIAARKPLVLAAALLTWLHMPSALAADLLQVYRDAQANDAQFASARSQLLATREKLPQGRAGLLPQIAGTAGAQRTMADYSSPVDVTRYFNANTWALQLTQPLFRWDRWETYKQGELASLAGEVTFQQAQLDLITRASQAYFDVLSAQDNLYLAGAQKKAIGEQLEQAKRNFEVGTATITDANDAQARYDLATSTEIAAQSALEVTRATLQQITGKPVDELMGLRPEAQIPGPLPPDVNAWASQAEQTNPQVGLAGYNLETAQRETNKAKAGHLPSVDLVASYGYTNAQGTATQLSNVGSRYNSGVVGVQLNIPIFTGGQIQSRVRETLALADKAASDLEFARRTAAQQARQTYSGVFNGLAQVKALEAAERSAQSAVESNQLGYEVGVRINIDVLNAEAQLFSTRRDLSKARYDTIMNGMRLKASTGTLSEDDVVQINTLLTQLPGAMYRVPGKGRVGAVSGATQGRATGGRRENLTSGAAPRS; the protein is encoded by the coding sequence ATGAGTTTTGCGCTTTCCGCCGTGTCCATTGCGGCCAGGAAACCCCTGGTGCTCGCGGCTGCCCTGCTCACCTGGCTGCACATGCCATCCGCGCTGGCCGCCGACCTGCTGCAGGTGTATCGCGACGCGCAAGCCAACGATGCCCAGTTCGCCAGTGCCCGCTCGCAATTGCTGGCCACGCGCGAGAAGCTGCCCCAGGGCCGCGCGGGCCTGCTGCCGCAGATCGCGGGCACGGCTGGCGCCCAGCGAACCATGGCCGACTACAGCTCGCCGGTGGACGTCACGCGCTACTTCAATGCCAACACCTGGGCGCTGCAATTGACGCAACCGCTGTTCCGCTGGGACCGCTGGGAAACGTACAAGCAGGGCGAGCTGGCATCGCTGGCGGGGGAAGTCACGTTCCAGCAGGCACAGCTGGACCTGATCACGCGGGCATCCCAGGCCTACTTCGACGTTCTGTCCGCGCAGGACAACCTCTACCTGGCCGGCGCGCAGAAAAAAGCCATCGGTGAACAGCTGGAACAGGCCAAGCGCAATTTCGAGGTGGGCACCGCGACGATCACCGACGCCAACGACGCGCAGGCGCGCTATGACCTGGCCACGTCGACGGAGATCGCGGCACAGAGCGCGCTGGAGGTAACGCGGGCCACGCTGCAACAGATCACCGGCAAGCCCGTCGACGAACTCATGGGGCTGCGGCCCGAAGCCCAGATCCCCGGCCCGCTGCCGCCAGACGTGAACGCTTGGGCGTCGCAGGCCGAACAGACCAATCCGCAGGTAGGCTTGGCCGGCTACAACCTGGAGACCGCCCAGCGCGAGACCAACAAGGCCAAGGCGGGCCACCTGCCGTCGGTGGACCTGGTGGCGTCATACGGCTACACCAATGCGCAGGGCACGGCCACGCAACTCAGCAACGTCGGCAGCCGCTACAACTCCGGCGTGGTGGGCGTCCAGCTGAATATCCCGATCTTCACCGGCGGCCAGATCCAGTCGCGCGTGCGCGAAACCCTGGCACTGGCCGACAAGGCCGCCAGCGACCTGGAATTCGCCCGCCGCACCGCCGCGCAGCAGGCCCGGCAGACCTATTCCGGTGTCTTCAACGGTCTGGCGCAGGTCAAGGCACTGGAAGCAGCGGAACGCTCGGCGCAGAGCGCGGTGGAATCGAACCAGCTGGGCTACGAGGTGGGGGTGCGTATCAATATCGACGTGCTGAACGCCGAAGCGCAACTGTTCTCGACACGCCGCGACCTTTCCAAGGCCCGCTATGACACCATCATGAACGGCATGCGCCTGAAGGCATCGACCGGCACGCTATCGGAAGACGATGTGGTGCAGATCAATACGCTACTGACGCAGTTGCCGGGGGCGATGTATAGGGTGCCGGGGAAGGGGCGGGTTGGGGCGGTGTCGGGGGCGACGCAGGGTCGCGCCACAGGAGGGCGCCGCGAGAATCTGACGTCCGGGGCCGCACCCCGGAGTTGA
- a CDS encoding O-antigen ligase, whose product MADALVFAFPILILCVPRGAGVFLAGVGLLIVLGGRGLGREWRRYASVLVPLTIAVVAFLAVCLVSKLYHHVPWNVIDNPSRALLAVLACWAIVRAAPDPDRLWQGITVGLFGALLIVAYQFIVWHMDRPSGWVSPIPFANMVAALALIGFARPGNTTRAHAEAWTNILCAIPILIMNGTRGAMVAMLATMLPLLLMRYRGFSVRMFMAACAGIVVLVAGAYLVPGSPLTARVDQAVMDVQQFQQGNAESSVGSRLQMWKIGMGYFAQHPWAGIGVGQFARILKAAPYCENRTGSIVCILEHAHNDIVEAASTTGVPGLLTLLGLFLVPAGLFWRTLRVCRATGNVRGQHLGAGGLAIAMASLLSGLTQVTMAHQANVVFYAGVIGMLLGLAAREAFAAEHPQAATPVQNRMTGAARIGDQPA is encoded by the coding sequence ATGGCCGATGCCCTTGTCTTTGCGTTTCCGATCCTGATCCTGTGTGTGCCACGCGGGGCGGGGGTGTTTCTGGCGGGGGTTGGTCTGCTGATTGTTCTGGGTGGGCGCGGGCTTGGGAGAGAGTGGCGGCGATATGCCAGCGTGCTGGTGCCGCTAACCATTGCGGTGGTGGCATTTCTGGCAGTCTGCCTGGTGTCGAAGCTGTACCACCACGTGCCATGGAACGTGATCGACAACCCGTCCCGTGCGCTGCTGGCGGTACTTGCATGCTGGGCGATCGTGCGTGCCGCGCCGGACCCCGATCGCCTGTGGCAGGGCATCACAGTAGGTCTCTTTGGGGCGCTGTTGATTGTCGCCTACCAGTTCATAGTTTGGCACATGGATCGGCCTTCGGGATGGGTATCGCCCATTCCTTTTGCCAACATGGTGGCGGCACTAGCGCTGATCGGCTTCGCCCGGCCTGGCAACACTACTCGTGCACACGCGGAGGCCTGGACCAATATCCTGTGTGCGATTCCGATCTTGATCATGAACGGCACGCGCGGTGCGATGGTGGCGATGCTCGCGACAATGTTGCCATTGTTGTTGATGCGTTATCGCGGCTTCAGCGTGCGGATGTTCATGGCCGCCTGTGCGGGCATCGTCGTCTTGGTCGCAGGCGCTTACCTCGTGCCGGGAAGCCCGCTCACTGCACGGGTGGATCAGGCAGTCATGGACGTGCAGCAGTTTCAGCAAGGGAATGCCGAATCGTCGGTGGGCTCCCGTCTGCAGATGTGGAAGATCGGCATGGGCTACTTTGCCCAGCATCCGTGGGCAGGTATTGGTGTGGGGCAGTTCGCCCGCATTCTCAAGGCCGCGCCTTACTGCGAAAATCGGACGGGCTCGATTGTCTGTATCCTTGAGCACGCCCACAACGATATTGTCGAGGCGGCGTCCACGACCGGTGTGCCCGGGCTGCTGACACTGCTGGGCTTGTTTCTGGTCCCTGCCGGACTGTTCTGGCGCACGCTCCGGGTCTGCAGGGCCACGGGCAACGTGCGCGGTCAGCACCTGGGCGCTGGAGGACTTGCGATCGCCATGGCATCGCTGCTGTCGGGGCTCACACAAGTCACGATGGCCCATCAGGCCAACGTCGTGTTTTATGCCGGCGTGATAGGCATGTTGCTGGGGTTGGCTGCGCGCGAAGCATTCGCCGCCGAACATCCCCAGGCGGCGACCCCGGTCCAGAACCGGATGACCGGGGCGGCGCGCATCGGCGACCAGCCCGCCTGA
- the waaC gene encoding lipopolysaccharide heptosyltransferase I — MQSSRSEVVQPSAETPPQPLAAAGAFALPARPRILIVKVSSLGDVVHNMPLVHDLRARWPEAEIDWVVEEGYVDLVKLLPEVRRVIPFALRRWRKRFWQGETWAEVGALRAAIRERAYDAVLETQGLLKTAIVARTAARAAGAPVIGLGNATQGSGYEPAARLFYTTPVTVPRQTHSVRRSRLLGAALTGTAPPEPPRFFGPAAGTLHVDDPLWAGLPPRYAVCFHATAGAKKRWPVANWHALGQKLHAEGLAVLLPWGSESERRDAEALAAGMPGAQVLPRFSVMQGFGLINRAEVVIGVDTGLVHIAAALCRPTVEIYTATWRWKTEGYWSDRIANVGDDGIVPDVDEVYAAARRVRGVSI; from the coding sequence ATGCAAAGCTCCCGTTCTGAGGTCGTGCAGCCATCGGCCGAAACCCCGCCGCAGCCCCTGGCGGCGGCGGGGGCGTTTGCGTTGCCGGCCCGGCCGCGCATCCTGATCGTCAAGGTGTCGTCGCTGGGCGATGTCGTGCACAACATGCCGCTGGTGCATGACCTGCGCGCGCGCTGGCCCGAAGCCGAGATCGACTGGGTGGTGGAAGAGGGCTATGTCGACCTGGTAAAGCTGCTGCCCGAGGTGCGCCGCGTGATTCCGTTCGCGCTGCGGCGTTGGCGCAAGCGCTTCTGGCAGGGCGAGACGTGGGCCGAGGTGGGCGCGCTGCGCGCGGCCATCCGCGAACGGGCCTACGACGCGGTGCTGGAAACGCAGGGCCTGCTGAAGACGGCCATCGTCGCCCGCACGGCGGCCCGCGCCGCCGGCGCCCCGGTGATCGGGCTGGGCAACGCCACGCAGGGCTCGGGCTACGAGCCTGCCGCACGGCTGTTCTACACGACGCCGGTGACGGTGCCCCGGCAGACCCACTCCGTGCGGCGCTCGCGCCTGCTTGGCGCGGCGCTGACCGGTACGGCGCCACCCGAGCCGCCGCGCTTCTTTGGCCCGGCGGCCGGCACGCTCCATGTCGACGATCCGCTCTGGGCCGGCCTGCCGCCACGCTACGCGGTCTGCTTCCACGCCACGGCAGGCGCGAAGAAACGCTGGCCGGTGGCGAACTGGCATGCGCTGGGCCAGAAGCTGCATGCGGAGGGGCTCGCCGTGCTGCTGCCGTGGGGCAGCGAATCCGAAAGGCGCGACGCCGAGGCGCTGGCCGCCGGCATGCCCGGCGCGCAGGTGCTGCCGCGTTTCTCGGTAATGCAGGGCTTCGGCCTGATCAACCGGGCCGAGGTGGTCATCGGCGTCGATACCGGTCTGGTGCACATCGCCGCGGCGCTGTGCCGGCCGACCGTCGAAATCTATACCGCCACGTGGCGCTGGAAGACCGAAGGCTACTGGTCGGACCGCATCGCCAACGTGGGCGACGACGGCATCGTGCCCGACGTCGATGAGGTTTATGCCGCCGCACGGCGCGTGCGCGGAGTCTCCATCTGA
- a CDS encoding phosphomannomutase/phosphoglucomutase, producing MQINPSIFKAYDIRGIVGKTLTPEVARYIGLSFGSAAVEIGEKAVVVGRDGRLSGPDLLGGLVEGLRAAGLDVIDLGMVATPMVYFGTNIELDGRRATSGIMVTGSHNPPDYNGFKMVLGGKAIYGEQIQALRQRIDAGNFTKGGGSYKLVDVRQQYLDRIIGDVKLARPMKIALDAGNGVAGAFVGDLFRGLGCEVVELFCDVDGHFPNHHPDPAHVENLQDLMKCLRETDCELGLAFDGDGDRLGVVTKDGQVIFPDRQLMLFAEEILSRNPGQQVIYDVKCTGKLAPWIRQHGGEPLMWKTGHSLVKAKLKETGAPIAGEMSGHVFFKDRWYGFDDGLYTGARLLEILSRHADPSAVLNALPNSNCTPELQLKVAEGEAFTLLDKIRANAKFVGAKEVITIDGVRVEYPDGFGLARPSNTTPVVVMRFEADNDAALARIQAEFKRVILAEKPDAKLPF from the coding sequence ATGCAAATTAACCCATCGATCTTCAAGGCCTATGACATCCGCGGCATCGTCGGCAAGACGCTGACTCCGGAAGTGGCCCGTTACATCGGCCTGTCATTCGGCTCGGCCGCCGTGGAAATCGGCGAGAAAGCCGTGGTGGTGGGCCGCGACGGGCGTCTTTCGGGGCCGGATCTGCTGGGCGGGCTGGTCGAAGGCCTGCGCGCCGCCGGCCTGGATGTGATCGATCTCGGCATGGTTGCCACGCCGATGGTCTACTTCGGTACCAATATCGAGCTGGATGGCCGCCGCGCCACGTCCGGCATCATGGTGACGGGCAGCCACAACCCGCCCGACTACAACGGCTTCAAGATGGTACTGGGCGGCAAGGCCATCTATGGCGAGCAGATCCAGGCCCTGCGCCAGCGCATCGATGCGGGCAACTTCACCAAGGGTGGCGGCAGCTACAAGCTGGTGGATGTCCGCCAGCAGTACCTGGACCGCATCATTGGCGACGTCAAGCTGGCCCGTCCGATGAAGATTGCGCTGGATGCCGGCAACGGCGTGGCCGGTGCCTTCGTCGGCGACCTGTTCCGCGGGCTGGGCTGCGAGGTCGTGGAACTGTTCTGCGACGTGGACGGCCATTTCCCCAACCATCATCCCGATCCGGCACATGTCGAAAACCTGCAGGACCTGATGAAGTGCCTGCGCGAGACCGATTGCGAACTGGGCCTGGCCTTCGATGGCGACGGCGACCGTCTGGGCGTGGTCACCAAGGACGGGCAGGTCATCTTCCCGGACCGGCAGCTGATGCTGTTTGCCGAGGAAATCCTGTCGCGCAACCCTGGCCAGCAGGTGATCTACGACGTGAAATGCACGGGCAAGCTGGCCCCGTGGATTCGCCAGCACGGTGGCGAGCCGCTGATGTGGAAGACCGGCCATTCGCTGGTCAAGGCCAAACTCAAGGAAACGGGCGCGCCGATCGCTGGTGAAATGAGCGGCCACGTGTTCTTCAAGGATCGCTGGTACGGCTTTGACGATGGCCTGTACACGGGCGCGCGCCTGCTGGAAATCCTGTCGCGCCACGCCGATCCGAGCGCCGTGCTGAATGCGCTCCCGAATTCGAACTGCACGCCGGAACTGCAGCTGAAGGTGGCCGAGGGCGAAGCCTTCACGCTGCTCGACAAGATCCGCGCCAATGCGAAGTTCGTGGGTGCGAAGGAAGTGATCACTATCGATGGCGTGCGCGTCGAATATCCGGACGGCTTCGGCCTGGCCCGGCCGTCGAACACCACGCCCGTGGTGGTGATGCGCTTCGAGGCTGACAACGATGCCGCGCTGGCGCGCATCCAGGCCGAATTCAAGCGCGTGATCCTGGCGGAAAAACCGGATGCAAAGCTCCCGTTCTGA
- a CDS encoding glycosyltransferase family 4 protein has protein sequence MPATAPSIRSRPRIAYLITNSEIGGAQSHVGDLLRALRDRTDAIVLAGGDGPLFAAADAVGAKAVVLKRLDNALSAWSAVAAFREVLRELRAARPDLIHVHSAKASALGRLAGWCLHVPVIYTVHGFAFKPAAPLARRLAAGLTEWCLAPLTTRLICVAQAERALAASLPIPARHIEVIRNGIPDTVLRANPGAPLRRIVMVARLKAPKRPDLLIRAFVEADIVDCELIIAGEGPDMDALQTLVTRVASGRRVTLCGPVVDIPALLASAQAFALVSDHEGLPLSILEAMRAGLPVIASDLPGIREQLDNGDGCLVPDNNVATLASAIRKVAASPELRSTLGARARARWAQDFRLDRMADATWQIYQDVLAGDPSDVHAAGSEGA, from the coding sequence GTGCCAGCTACTGCCCCCTCCATTCGATCACGCCCCCGTATTGCCTATCTGATCACGAACTCCGAGATCGGGGGCGCCCAGTCGCACGTAGGCGACCTACTACGCGCACTGCGGGACAGGACTGATGCGATAGTGCTTGCCGGTGGCGATGGGCCACTGTTTGCGGCCGCGGATGCGGTGGGCGCCAAAGCGGTGGTGTTGAAACGCCTGGACAATGCGCTGTCTGCGTGGAGCGCCGTGGCGGCATTTCGCGAAGTGCTGCGCGAACTGCGTGCCGCGCGGCCCGATCTGATTCATGTGCACAGTGCCAAAGCCAGCGCGCTGGGCAGGCTTGCCGGATGGTGCCTGCATGTGCCCGTGATATACACGGTGCACGGATTCGCATTCAAGCCCGCAGCTCCGCTCGCTCGACGCTTGGCAGCAGGGCTGACGGAGTGGTGCCTGGCACCGCTGACGACACGGCTGATCTGCGTCGCCCAGGCGGAGCGAGCCCTTGCGGCGTCGCTGCCCATTCCCGCGCGGCATATCGAAGTCATCCGAAACGGCATTCCCGACACGGTGTTGCGCGCCAATCCAGGCGCGCCGTTGCGCCGCATCGTAATGGTCGCCCGCCTGAAGGCGCCTAAACGTCCAGACCTGCTGATCCGCGCGTTTGTCGAGGCCGATATCGTCGACTGTGAGCTCATCATCGCTGGAGAGGGCCCCGACATGGACGCGTTGCAAACGCTCGTGACTCGCGTGGCCTCCGGCCGCCGCGTCACACTTTGCGGACCCGTGGTCGATATCCCGGCTCTGCTCGCTTCGGCGCAAGCGTTTGCGCTGGTGTCTGACCACGAGGGTTTGCCGCTCTCCATCCTCGAGGCGATGCGGGCCGGTCTTCCGGTGATCGCGTCCGATCTGCCCGGCATCCGGGAGCAACTCGACAATGGCGACGGCTGCCTGGTGCCAGACAATAACGTTGCAACACTCGCCAGTGCGATCCGCAAGGTTGCGGCGTCGCCCGAGCTTCGCAGCACGCTAGGCGCGCGCGCGCGCGCCCGTTGGGCACAGGACTTCCGCCTTGACAGGATGGCAGACGCAACCTGGCAAATCTATCAGGATGTACTGGCCGGGGACCCATCCGATGTTCACGCTGCAGGCAGCGAGGGGGCCTGA